Proteins encoded by one window of Candidatus Obscuribacterales bacterium:
- a CDS encoding YtxH domain-containing protein, whose translation MSNSSNFLGGLLFGGLCGFVAGILYAPKTGREMRKQIAETSDDLYHEAEHQISNFKDKAEVALGDMQVKGQDMLRKANDTVVGTKEHLKSRFDEISGQGSRALVEDIE comes from the coding sequence ATGTCAAACTCAAGTAATTTCCTAGGTGGACTCTTATTCGGAGGACTCTGCGGCTTTGTTGCCGGAATTCTCTATGCTCCAAAGACGGGCAGAGAAATGAGAAAGCAAATCGCCGAAACATCGGATGATCTCTACCATGAAGCCGAGCACCAAATTTCCAACTTCAAGGACAAAGCTGAAGTTGCATTAGGCGATATGCAAGTCAAAGGACAGGACATGCTGCGCAAAGCAAATGACACTGTTGTCGGCACAAAAGAACATTTAAAATCTCGCTTTGACGAAATTAGCGGACAAGGCAGCCGCGCTCTTGTCGAAGACATAGAGTAA
- a CDS encoding rRNA pseudouridine synthase, translating into MVPSSRAGNKKRSKSGDEPVAAKQTWKSRKASEGEGEALTKRAAVTGASNESLRINQAIAKTGFCSRRNADELIAAGRVKLNGKVVKDFGVLVSDRDKLMVDNKPIAVKRYTYVAMYKPFGIVTTCQDEQERETILDLLPENLQHLRPVGRLDLASEGLMILTNDGDLTQKLTHPSMHTDKRYVVTVKGSMTPRDLKLMASGIELDDGITLPAKVRLLEHGKKIQSTTSFELVITEGRNRQIRRMCEKLGYSVIRLVRTGIGALQLGKMTPGTWRYLTVEEINAVNNQYGRSTSSNRSETKNRS; encoded by the coding sequence ATGGTGCCCTCTTCACGCGCAGGCAACAAGAAGCGAAGCAAGAGCGGCGATGAGCCGGTCGCTGCGAAGCAAACGTGGAAAAGCCGGAAGGCAAGCGAAGGTGAAGGCGAAGCGTTGACAAAACGCGCAGCCGTAACCGGAGCGTCAAATGAATCACTTCGAATAAACCAGGCTATTGCCAAAACTGGGTTTTGCTCACGCCGAAACGCGGATGAGTTGATTGCAGCTGGAAGAGTGAAACTCAATGGCAAGGTTGTGAAAGACTTTGGCGTCCTTGTCTCGGATAGAGACAAGCTGATGGTCGACAACAAGCCTATTGCCGTAAAGCGCTACACATACGTTGCCATGTACAAGCCCTTTGGGATTGTGACCACTTGCCAAGACGAGCAAGAACGTGAAACGATTCTTGATTTGCTCCCGGAGAATCTTCAACACTTAAGACCGGTCGGACGACTTGACCTGGCATCGGAAGGACTGATGATTCTGACCAACGACGGTGACCTGACCCAAAAGCTTACCCACCCGTCCATGCACACCGACAAACGATACGTCGTAACTGTCAAAGGTTCTATGACACCCCGAGATCTAAAACTCATGGCATCAGGTATTGAACTCGACGACGGAATTACTCTGCCGGCAAAAGTTAGATTGTTAGAACACGGTAAAAAAATTCAATCAACAACATCATTTGAGCTGGTCATTACAGAGGGAAGAAACAGACAAATTCGACGCATGTGTGAAAAGCTTGGATATTCAGTAATTCGCTTGGTCAGGACTGGTATAGGTGCGTTACAATTGGGTAAGATGACTCCAGGAACCTGGCGTTACCTTACAGTAGAAGAAATCAATGCAGTCAACAATCAATATGGACGCTCCACTAGCTCAAATCGGTCAGAAACTAAAAACCGCTCGTGA
- a CDS encoding DUF4115 domain-containing protein: MQSTINMDAPLAQIGQKLKTAREAQNLTLRNIYEKTKIPVAHLQGIDSGNDEDLPEPVYVAGYIRRYADIVGLDGHGLSEEYRFAVEGPSTKKAKPAGESHYVPPINYGRRHNDAPPTFKTIYFNAIWIVVVIGLISYLSMTQLNNQANQSDPSLASLKDSASRFAQLSGQSTGPGGAAIEPGTPGDGSSRLSLSASQHVWVEVKSVASGDSLYTGYLEQGDRRDFQDAQGLRVRADNGGSLAVSFDGKSETFGEAGKVAERTFMAKTAAPATEPVQATAPTSAPSDVKPAAVTRRPTRTAQSTERRERYRNVDETPSRDYIPGESLGGGGTRSIDVPYRYTEGRLDSD, from the coding sequence ATGCAGTCAACAATCAATATGGACGCTCCACTAGCTCAAATCGGTCAGAAACTAAAAACCGCTCGTGAAGCGCAGAATCTCACGCTTCGCAATATATACGAGAAAACAAAAATTCCTGTAGCCCACTTGCAAGGTATCGACTCGGGTAATGACGAAGATTTGCCGGAGCCGGTCTATGTCGCCGGATATATACGCCGCTACGCCGACATTGTTGGGCTTGATGGACATGGGCTGTCGGAAGAATACCGTTTTGCTGTTGAAGGACCTTCTACCAAAAAGGCAAAACCGGCCGGCGAATCGCATTACGTACCTCCGATAAATTACGGCAGACGCCACAATGATGCTCCACCAACATTTAAGACAATCTACTTCAATGCTATTTGGATTGTTGTCGTAATAGGTTTGATTTCCTATCTTTCAATGACGCAATTGAACAATCAAGCCAATCAGTCAGATCCTTCATTGGCTTCTCTAAAAGATTCCGCCAGCCGCTTTGCACAATTGTCCGGACAATCAACAGGTCCGGGAGGAGCAGCAATTGAACCCGGCACACCTGGAGATGGTTCCAGCCGCCTATCTTTGTCGGCCAGCCAACACGTCTGGGTAGAAGTTAAGTCCGTAGCATCCGGCGACAGCCTTTACACAGGCTACCTTGAGCAAGGTGACCGCAGAGACTTCCAAGACGCACAAGGTCTGCGAGTCCGCGCCGACAACGGCGGCAGCTTAGCTGTCTCCTTCGACGGCAAGTCAGAGACATTTGGTGAAGCCGGCAAAGTTGCCGAACGCACTTTTATGGCTAAAACAGCAGCCCCAGCCACCGAGCCTGTACAAGCTACTGCTCCAACATCAGCTCCAAGTGATGTAAAACCGGCTGCTGTTACCAGAAGACCAACTCGCACAGCTCAGTCCACAGAAAGACGTGAACGCTACCGCAATGTCGATGAGACTCCAAGCCGCGACTATATCCCGGGCGAATCCCTGGGCGGCGGCGGCACACGCTCAATTGACGTGCCTTACCGCTACACCGAAGGCCGTCTCGACAGCGACTAG
- the rimO gene encoding 30S ribosomal protein S12 methylthiotransferase RimO, with protein sequence MKNPKIGVVTLGCPKNTTDTEVMLGILKEAGLEVTFDNDEAQLCLINTCAFIEDARRESVKTLIELADEGKELIITGCLAQHYKEELLGEIPEARALVGTGDLTKIADVVKAVIADSSLRIVEVSDVPNDYHEEVLPRLNIGFGASAYLKIAEGCDHRCTFCIIPMLRGDFRSRTIESLVEEAKYLVKNGAREIILISQDSTYYGLDIYKRMALADLLRALHEIEDLHWIRIMYFYPSETNVELLKTIAELPKVVKYVDIPLQHSDPQVLSNMARPQKPEVVIEAIRKYIPDVAIRSTFIVGFPGETDEQFEHLYNFIEEQKLNRLGVFTYSRQTEVPSGNMPDQIPEKIKKSRRKRLMELQHEISTAANQKLVGRTIEVLIEGFDEAKGLYVGRSQWDAPQVDNQVYVKDPAGDVIIGDFVPVEVQEARPYDLIGIAKPTS encoded by the coding sequence GTGAAAAATCCTAAAATTGGCGTAGTTACACTTGGCTGTCCGAAAAATACGACGGACACCGAAGTTATGTTGGGCATCCTCAAGGAAGCCGGGCTGGAAGTTACTTTCGATAATGACGAGGCTCAGCTTTGCCTCATAAATACCTGTGCCTTTATTGAAGATGCTCGTCGCGAGTCGGTTAAGACATTGATTGAGCTAGCTGACGAGGGCAAAGAGCTGATCATTACCGGTTGTTTGGCACAACACTACAAAGAAGAATTGCTTGGTGAAATTCCGGAGGCTCGTGCACTAGTCGGTACAGGCGATCTGACAAAAATTGCTGATGTCGTAAAAGCAGTGATTGCTGATTCGTCATTGCGCATCGTTGAAGTAAGTGATGTTCCAAACGACTATCACGAGGAAGTGTTACCTCGTCTCAATATCGGCTTTGGCGCTTCAGCGTATTTGAAAATTGCAGAAGGCTGCGATCACCGTTGTACGTTCTGTATCATTCCAATGCTGAGAGGAGATTTCCGTTCACGCACCATTGAGTCGCTCGTCGAAGAAGCAAAATACTTAGTGAAAAATGGCGCGCGCGAAATCATCCTCATTTCGCAAGACTCAACTTATTACGGTCTAGATATCTACAAGCGCATGGCACTGGCTGATTTGCTGCGCGCGTTGCACGAGATAGAAGACTTGCACTGGATTCGTATCATGTATTTCTACCCCAGTGAAACAAATGTCGAACTTTTAAAAACAATAGCTGAATTACCGAAAGTAGTTAAGTACGTTGATATTCCGCTGCAGCACAGCGATCCACAAGTATTGTCCAACATGGCGAGACCACAAAAGCCGGAAGTAGTTATTGAAGCTATCCGCAAATACATCCCCGATGTGGCTATCCGCTCAACGTTCATTGTTGGTTTTCCTGGTGAAACCGATGAGCAATTTGAGCATCTGTATAACTTCATTGAAGAACAGAAGCTCAATAGACTTGGCGTATTTACTTATTCACGCCAGACAGAAGTTCCTAGCGGCAATATGCCCGATCAGATTCCGGAAAAAATCAAAAAATCACGCCGTAAGCGCTTAATGGAGTTGCAACACGAAATCTCCACTGCAGCAAATCAGAAATTAGTCGGCAGAACAATTGAAGTTCTCATCGAAGGGTTCGACGAAGCTAAAGGCCTATACGTAGGTAGAAGCCAGTGGGATGCACCACAGGTAGATAACCAGGTATACGTCAAAGACCCGGCAGGCGACGTAATTATTGGTGACTTCGTGCCAGTGGAAGTTCAAGAAGCCCGCCCCTATGACCTTATAGGCATAGCGAAGCCGACCAGTTGA
- a CDS encoding DnaJ domain-containing protein, whose translation MAYKRTKTHYQILGVDPDVASGEIKRAYRKLVKSHHPDLEHHKKSDSEKEKANEHMRALIDAYETLMDKERRAYYDRSIGISKRGRFSFDTSAVSEDQAREMYLGKVFHPVRRDVGRVLSAYRKQLRELSLDIYDDELVENFANYVDLVEQILRKASNSLSREPCPRSLDAAVRMMRYSIAQAADALEEMRFFCKNFDYSHLTMAESLVRISQDLSRQSLRLTRG comes from the coding sequence GTGGCATACAAGCGCACAAAAACCCACTATCAGATTCTGGGAGTCGATCCTGATGTTGCTTCAGGAGAGATTAAACGCGCTTATCGGAAACTGGTTAAGAGCCACCACCCCGACCTTGAGCACCACAAGAAAAGTGATTCTGAAAAAGAAAAAGCTAACGAACATATGCGCGCTCTCATTGATGCCTATGAGACGCTCATGGACAAAGAACGCCGTGCTTACTATGACCGCTCAATAGGTATATCTAAACGCGGCAGATTTTCATTCGATACCAGCGCGGTTAGTGAGGATCAAGCTCGTGAAATGTATTTGGGCAAAGTATTCCACCCCGTAAGACGTGATGTTGGGCGTGTTCTGTCAGCGTACAGGAAACAACTTCGAGAATTGTCATTGGATATTTACGATGACGAATTAGTAGAAAATTTTGCAAATTATGTGGACCTCGTCGAGCAAATTTTGCGCAAAGCATCCAACTCACTTAGTCGTGAGCCATGTCCCAGATCACTGGATGCTGCTGTGCGCATGATGCGCTATTCAATTGCGCAAGCTGCAGATGCGCTTGAAGAGATGCGTTTCTTTTGCAAGAATTTTGATTACTCGCATTTGACTATGGCTGAGAGTTTAGTCCGCATTTCGCAGGACCTCTCGAGGCAAAGTCTAAGACTGACGCGCGGTTAG
- a CDS encoding NINE protein yields the protein MLVCENCQSPIEPFEVKCHHCGTDLETEPALTVPEDMVAEPELAEAYQSWLGQGAQALKQKDYGQASVCFSEALKRAHGLKNGAGEEFLVRRKLASTLEKLDKVEEALQQYQILVDTAPNDDIKSKLQSKLSALSKNSNGEAPVTADNNFHAIAGQDYKYAPLYCPQCRRLLAEAEIYSYRNSRAANTFICGHSGEPIVKHDRLYQRRMNEASEQEMRANLVAKIASRKIIRGKDKTVAALLALCLGCLGMHRFYLEERGAGYVLLSWFSIFFIVAVSLTANAFSSLTISPWLVGLAWFFAFIPCFVSIVEAVQLAQMDEITFNLTYNLELVLGSVPPVQTRVESHMDVFSMEISDEPDEFDSQ from the coding sequence ATGCTCGTATGTGAAAATTGCCAATCCCCCATAGAGCCATTTGAGGTCAAATGCCACCATTGCGGCACGGACCTCGAAACTGAGCCGGCGCTAACGGTGCCGGAAGACATGGTTGCGGAGCCTGAGTTGGCGGAAGCCTACCAGAGCTGGCTTGGACAAGGAGCCCAGGCACTCAAGCAAAAGGACTATGGTCAGGCTTCAGTTTGTTTTTCAGAGGCCCTCAAGCGCGCTCATGGATTGAAAAATGGCGCAGGCGAGGAATTCCTTGTTCGGCGAAAACTAGCATCCACTCTAGAAAAGCTGGACAAAGTTGAAGAAGCTCTACAACAATATCAGATACTTGTCGACACTGCGCCAAATGACGACATCAAGTCGAAGCTGCAAAGCAAACTAAGCGCACTGAGCAAAAATTCAAACGGGGAAGCTCCCGTCACTGCCGACAATAATTTCCATGCAATCGCAGGGCAAGACTATAAGTATGCTCCTTTGTATTGTCCACAATGCAGAAGATTGCTGGCGGAAGCGGAGATTTATAGCTATCGCAATTCGCGGGCGGCAAATACTTTCATTTGCGGTCACAGCGGCGAGCCTATCGTTAAACACGACCGGCTATACCAGCGCCGAATGAATGAAGCAAGCGAACAAGAGATGCGGGCAAATCTTGTTGCCAAAATCGCTTCGAGAAAAATCATTCGCGGCAAAGACAAAACAGTTGCCGCCCTACTAGCGCTCTGTTTGGGTTGCTTGGGCATGCATCGTTTTTACTTGGAAGAACGCGGCGCGGGATATGTCCTATTAAGTTGGTTTTCCATATTTTTCATAGTGGCGGTTTCACTTACTGCCAATGCCTTCAGCAGTTTGACTATTTCACCATGGCTTGTCGGACTTGCCTGGTTCTTTGCTTTTATTCCATGTTTTGTCAGCATTGTCGAAGCCGTTCAACTGGCTCAGATGGACGAAATAACATTCAACCTGACATACAACTTGGAATTGGTCCTGGGTTCAGTGCCGCCTGTGCAAACACGAGTAGAATCTCACATGGATGTCTTTTCCATGGAAATTAGCGATGAACCGGATGAATTTGACAGCCAATAA
- a CDS encoding GH3 auxin-responsive promoter family protein, protein MRNIIYKSLFVLGRSEVNALEKASHAPLAAQNERLLSIVGANANCQFGRQYNFASIKSVADFQKAVPISDYDKHRPFIDQIAAGKKSVLTTESPTMFATTSGTTGAQKLIPITPGYMMEFRRASVVSGFNLLKDFPGLSNGVALTVFSPAEEGRTSGGIPFGAISGKLFQEEPGVVKRFISPLPYEVCLIKDYESRYYTILRLALCLPVSVLMTLNPSTIVLLAKRLKTYGPQLVKDVADGTINPPKPLPEHVASAVTKLVKKNPERARVLSHLLDRDEFVPHKIWPTLNVICCWTKAAASFYLMDFPELFGDLPVSDVTYGASEGRGSVYMGNNRQMLAVRSHFYEFIPESEIESKNPTVLLADQLEQGQNYHILFTTSGGLYRYHLNDVVKIVGRHNQTPLIEFQYKGGNVSSFTGEKITELQVTKAMSETLRQLNIKSRYFTLVPEFRPEPHYELYFEGETESCPSNLAQVFDKQLANFNSEYATKRESERLLPVELKQLQSGTYETLRKKLVASGVPDSQIKISHLNPKDDLKQIIIGCQIHPVHR, encoded by the coding sequence ATGCGCAATATTATCTATAAATCGCTGTTTGTTTTGGGTCGGTCGGAAGTCAACGCTTTGGAGAAAGCGTCACATGCCCCATTGGCAGCCCAGAACGAAAGATTGCTTTCGATAGTAGGGGCAAACGCAAATTGCCAGTTTGGACGCCAATACAATTTCGCCTCAATTAAATCAGTTGCCGATTTTCAAAAGGCAGTCCCTATTTCTGATTATGACAAGCACAGACCATTCATTGATCAAATTGCTGCCGGCAAAAAATCCGTCCTCACGACAGAATCGCCGACAATGTTTGCCACCACTAGCGGCACAACTGGTGCACAAAAGCTCATTCCAATAACTCCTGGCTACATGATGGAATTTCGCCGCGCTTCTGTTGTTTCCGGTTTCAATCTTCTGAAAGATTTTCCAGGTTTGTCCAATGGTGTAGCTCTGACGGTCTTTTCACCGGCAGAAGAAGGCAGAACATCAGGCGGCATTCCCTTCGGAGCGATTTCCGGAAAGCTATTTCAAGAAGAGCCTGGCGTTGTTAAAAGATTTATTTCACCGCTTCCTTATGAAGTGTGCTTGATCAAAGACTACGAGAGTCGTTATTACACAATACTGAGACTTGCCTTGTGCTTGCCGGTGAGTGTGCTGATGACGCTTAACCCAAGCACAATTGTTCTTCTGGCAAAACGCCTGAAAACGTATGGACCGCAGCTCGTAAAAGATGTCGCTGATGGAACTATTAATCCGCCCAAGCCATTGCCTGAGCATGTGGCGTCAGCTGTAACTAAGCTGGTGAAGAAAAATCCTGAGCGAGCACGAGTCTTGTCGCATCTATTAGATCGCGATGAATTTGTGCCGCACAAAATTTGGCCGACACTAAATGTAATTTGTTGTTGGACCAAAGCAGCTGCTTCTTTCTATTTGATGGACTTCCCGGAACTCTTTGGTGATTTGCCGGTATCCGATGTGACCTACGGCGCCAGTGAAGGACGTGGCTCTGTCTATATGGGCAACAATAGGCAAATGCTTGCAGTGCGGTCGCACTTCTATGAATTCATTCCCGAATCGGAAATTGAAAGCAAAAATCCGACTGTGCTTTTAGCTGACCAACTTGAACAGGGACAGAACTATCACATTCTATTTACGACGTCAGGTGGTCTCTATCGTTATCATCTAAATGATGTGGTGAAAATAGTTGGGCGTCATAACCAAACGCCGTTAATCGAATTCCAGTATAAAGGCGGCAATGTTTCTTCCTTTACCGGTGAGAAAATAACCGAGTTGCAAGTGACAAAAGCCATGTCGGAAACTCTCAGGCAGTTAAACATCAAGTCACGCTATTTCACGCTCGTGCCTGAGTTTCGCCCTGAACCGCACTATGAGCTTTATTTTGAAGGTGAAACTGAAAGCTGTCCAAGCAATCTGGCTCAAGTATTCGATAAGCAATTGGCCAACTTCAATTCCGAGTATGCTACCAAGCGTGAATCCGAAAGACTACTTCCTGTAGAACTTAAACAGTTGCAGTCCGGCACATACGAAACATTGCGTAAGAAGTTAGTAGCGTCAGGAGTTCCTGATTCTCAGATCAAAATAAGTCATTTGAATCCGAAAGACGATCTAAAGCAAATCATTATTGGCTGTCAAATTCATCCGGTTCATCGCTAA
- a CDS encoding glycosyltransferase family 2 protein, whose translation MFLIVLASLITLIVCLAQIISFRRLYNYVDAELKRKPSAYQPKLAVVLPCKGVDPGFADNLQRLLSQDYGDFEVIFAVAQETDSAYPYLQNAIKEAHKSFPNRKAQVVIAGVSDKCAQKLNNQLKALSCASPDREVFVFVDSDVIAREDFLSCLIAPLEDPSVGISTGYRFYIASKNNWASLVRALWNRMTAWELANPNLAYAWGGAMAIRKPDFERLDVRGSWQKAATDDMSMTTLVKDAGMSVRFVPQCLVASDGDSDVAEIFDWTNRQLILTKVYYPKLWRKAIARATVMAIWLITILIAGVGGLISQNPDWLLATVIGLTILPIELWFLIRAQNLWQRVIPDRKQYINDSLASFCVVLPLAHLVLPWMTLFSVLTNRIQWRGIIYDLRAPDNVVVVRA comes from the coding sequence GTGTTTTTGATTGTCTTGGCTAGTCTAATTACCCTTATTGTTTGCCTGGCGCAAATAATTTCCTTTCGCCGGCTCTACAACTATGTTGATGCCGAGTTGAAGCGCAAACCCAGCGCATATCAACCAAAGCTGGCGGTTGTCTTGCCATGCAAAGGCGTTGATCCCGGCTTCGCCGACAATTTGCAGAGACTATTGAGTCAAGACTATGGCGACTTTGAAGTTATTTTTGCCGTCGCTCAAGAAACGGACTCGGCATATCCCTATTTGCAAAATGCCATCAAAGAAGCACATAAATCTTTTCCCAATCGCAAGGCGCAAGTTGTCATAGCAGGTGTCAGCGACAAGTGCGCACAAAAGCTGAACAATCAACTAAAGGCTCTTAGCTGTGCATCGCCGGATAGAGAAGTTTTTGTATTTGTCGATTCGGATGTTATCGCCAGAGAAGATTTTCTAAGTTGCTTGATAGCCCCACTTGAAGACCCCAGCGTTGGCATTTCCACCGGCTACAGATTCTACATAGCCAGCAAAAATAATTGGGCATCGCTTGTACGCGCTCTTTGGAATCGCATGACTGCTTGGGAATTAGCCAATCCAAATTTGGCATACGCCTGGGGCGGCGCTATGGCTATAAGAAAACCCGACTTCGAAAGGCTGGATGTGCGTGGTTCCTGGCAGAAAGCAGCAACCGATGATATGTCGATGACGACACTGGTGAAAGACGCCGGCATGTCCGTGCGCTTCGTGCCGCAGTGCTTGGTTGCCAGCGATGGCGACTCCGACGTGGCGGAAATTTTTGACTGGACCAACCGCCAACTGATTTTGACAAAGGTCTACTATCCAAAGCTTTGGCGCAAAGCAATTGCTCGTGCAACTGTTATGGCCATTTGGCTGATAACCATTTTAATTGCCGGAGTCGGCGGACTGATTTCGCAAAATCCTGATTGGCTTTTGGCGACTGTAATAGGTTTAACTATTCTTCCTATCGAACTTTGGTTTCTGATAAGAGCGCAAAATTTATGGCAAAGAGTCATCCCGGATCGCAAACAATACATAAATGATTCTTTGGCAAGTTTTTGTGTAGTGCTGCCACTGGCGCACCTTGTACTGCCATGGATGACGCTTTTTTCAGTCCTGACCAATCGTATTCAGTGGCGCGGCATCATCTACGATCTGCGCGCACCCGACAACGTAGTTGTAGTGAGAGCTTAA